CGGCGCCAGTTGCGTGTAGCTCAATGGAAACTTCGCCGTGGACAAGTCATCGCATCGAAACCATCTCTCTAATTCTTgaagctcctcctcaccgcGAATCTTCCGCAACGATGGCAGATATTTCTCGTCCGCAGCGACCCGATAATAGCTCGCCAATTCACATAGCTCGTCGACCATCCAATGATGCTCTGGGTTATCAAGCACTGCGGCTCGAAGTTGTCGAAAATCGGTTGCCGTGAAGGTAAGCCACTGGCAGCCGAACACGAGAACGACGTTGCCCTTCCCTTTTGCAGAGCTTCGGTCGTTTACGCTGGCGGTGCCCGTACTAGTGGCGCTCCCCCCCGATGGATTGGCAGGGGGATTTTGACTTGCTGTCGGCATAGCAATCGCGGACAGGCTACGAGTAAGACTGTTGGCTCCTTCAAAATGGCACTGAGCTTCATGTTGGCGAATTTACATTGATATATTATGACAAGTCCAGGCCGtctgtttgtttgctttAAGCGGTAGCTcctctacggagtactataAACGCAGGGGGTATTGGCTATGAATATTCCCATTCGCGTCCCACAACTGCAGTTGAAACAGTGAAACCGTCTGCCGTTCTCCTATAAATCCAGCCGTCCGTGATTCAAGGGACCCTTTGCTAACGTCCTGGACGCCTTGCAGACCTACACTTAATAATCTAACTTTCTGCTAACTATCCCTGGCCTTCATCACGCTGTGTCCTGGGCTTTGTCCACCCGGAGTTTTTGTTTCCTCTTCGCGCCATATCGGCATATCTTTTCGGGCTGTCCAACCATCATGTTTCACCACGCGCTCACCTGGTGCCCAAGAATGACTAGGTTTATACAATCCAAACCAGCAGCGTGAGGTCAGGTACAATCGGAAAATCACTGGCAGATTGACGAAGCCACACCCGTGATATGTGTTGCTTTGGTAATAATTCTTGCTAGCATGGGCTGGAGTATCTTACCCAATGTCCGGAGTATTGATTTGGCGATTATGACAGCTCATGTCAGACATCCCTTGGCCAGCCACCTTGGGAGAGCTCTAAGATTGGGAAGTATActaacatatatatatatagccaTGGGGTAATGATAGCAACAGTATCTTCTGTGCAGAATCTGAGTTGATTATCTCTATTTAAAGGGATGTTTCCTTGATAACCCCTCGCACACGCTACCTACTCCTACACAGTCCTATACAAACGCCGTTATATGAGTTATATGGCAGAAATAACACTGGCAAACATGCACCGATAGCGCTGAATTGGATATTACTTCCCTCAAAGCAACTACGCAGACACAGACCCTCGGGGGCTATGTGGCGCATTTTTCACTCGATCAAGGTCCCCAAGACACGCCAGTACCTCCTGCAGCATCCCATCGAAGCCTACGTCAAGGTAGCCGTGCCCGGCAAAGAATTCAGTGCACATCATTAACGGGATCGGAGTTAATGGGTGGACCTAACTTTTTAGCCAGCACGTCCAACTATAGGGGAAAGAACATCGAGGCTTACTTTAAAGTAACCAAGCTGTCCCTGCAACTTGATCAGATTCACTACCTCATGCGCAGCCATGACGCACAATCTCTCATACTCAATGATTCCTAAGAGATGGTCACCTGTCTTCCAGGTAATGGATTCCAGCACGCTATGCAAGAAAAGGACCATGGTTTGGGCAACGATGCGAGCGAACATCAACATCGGATCGACCTGTGGGGAGACTGAGAGCACCCGGATGCGACAGTTCAACCTCTCGTGCAGCCATTGATGCCGCGTCCAGAAGCCCTCAAAGACAGCGACGTCACCACTGATGCTGAGCTGCTCGACAGCTACCTTTTGCCTATGCGACAGGGCCCTGCCGCAAATtgtggcgaggacgacgcaCTCGCTGAAAGAGGAGATGGGGTGGACAGAGTCGTTGCTGGCTTTGGTCATAACTTCGGGTAGATATTGCGTTACGACAGGCTGCCCGGCTTGGAATTCTTCCTCAGGCCCGGGCAGACGGGTGGCAATCTGCCTTTGTTAGCCTTTGCAATCATGACTTTGCAGGATACCGTACTAATTGCTCATTCAGAGTGAAGGGCAGGCTGTTGTGGAAACTTATGAACCGATCGAGCGAGTATGCCATCCAAAATGTGCGCCGGCGCTCTTCTAGACCTGTCCAATCGACCAAACTCGTCTCCTGGTCCTTTGCTATCATCACAGGGCTGTTGGGGTCATCCAACTCGTACAAGCGCATTCCCAGCACAAGGCGACAGCATCTGCCGGCACTCATCCATGCTTGCAGCGACGAAACCTGCATATATTCATAAATGCAAACAAGAACCCAGGCCTGCGCCTGCTCAATGCCTGCACTTGCGTCCGTCCCAGGATTTTGGGAGTCCAGTGTATCCAATATCCGTCTGGTCTCCTGGTATAGCGGGTCGCGCAGGGCGCGAAACTGGGCGGATAACGAAGCTGCGATCGTCCACATGGCATATTGGAGACACGACTGTGCCTCACTCTTATTTTGCTGCTTGGACCACATGtgatatcgccatcgctGGAGAATTGGCGCAAAAGGGTGAAC
The nucleotide sequence above comes from Aspergillus puulaauensis MK2 DNA, chromosome 3, nearly complete sequence. Encoded proteins:
- a CDS encoding Zn(II)2Cys6 transcription factor (COG:S;~EggNog:ENOG410PJX8;~InterPro:IPR036864,IPR007219,IPR001138;~PFAM:PF00172,PF04082;~antiSMASH:Cluster_3.10;~go_function: GO:0000981 - DNA-binding transcription factor activity, RNA polymerase II-specific [Evidence IEA];~go_function: GO:0003677 - DNA binding [Evidence IEA];~go_function: GO:0008270 - zinc ion binding [Evidence IEA];~go_process: GO:0006351 - transcription, DNA-templated [Evidence IEA];~go_process: GO:0006355 - regulation of transcription, DNA-templated [Evidence IEA]) — translated: MGTDLLASPCRHVLLLNFEMKSGTVSSTSPNGHSSRQRPGSACEECRRRKVRCDRQRPQCQVCYESGLECKISTTRLPRGPRKGQLRTLRTRIAALERCLADRHPEIDRQVNALLEGTDLEYESEEDAIRDQPQSRDCTESPKSGTGTKSPQSPGLPRSGLVNELMRADLDQLYFDRVHPFAPILQRWRYHMWSKQQNKSEAQSCLQYAMWTIAASLSAQFRALRDPLYQETRRILDTLDSQNPGTDASAGIEQAQAWVLVCIYEYMQVSSLQAWMSAGRCCRLVLGMRLYELDDPNSPVMIAKDQETSLVDWTGLEERRRTFWMAYSLDRFISFHNSLPFTLNEQLIATRLPGPEEEFQAGQPVVTQYLPEVMTKASNDSVHPISSFSECVVLATICGRALSHRQKVAVEQLSISGDVAVFEGFWTRHQWLHERLNCRIRVLSVSPQVDPMLMFARIVAQTMVLFLHSVLESITWKTGDHLLGIIEYERLCVMAAHEVVNLIKLQGQLGYFKVHPLTPIPLMMCTEFFAGHGYLDVGFDGMLQEVLACLGDLDRVKNAPHSPRGSVSA